In Cyanobacteria bacterium QS_8_64_29, a single genomic region encodes these proteins:
- a CDS encoding TIGR00730 family Rossman fold protein, translating to MGSLCVYAGSGLGERDRYLQVARALGGELAHRGIALIYGGGNIGLMGAMANSALAGGGTVIGIIPQALADKELAHSGLSELKIVASMHERKAWMAHLADAFVALPSGLGMIEEICEAATWTQLRIHQKACGVLNVDGFFDGLLAFLDRSTEEGFIRPDNRRIVLEAQERRR from the coding sequence ATCGGCAGTCTATGCGTCTATGCCGGCTCTGGGCTGGGCGAGCGCGATCGTTACCTTCAGGTCGCACGAGCGTTAGGAGGCGAGCTAGCGCATCGGGGGATCGCCCTAATCTACGGGGGTGGCAACATTGGCCTGATGGGTGCAATGGCCAATTCTGCGCTAGCTGGCGGTGGAACGGTTATTGGCATCATCCCGCAGGCGCTAGCCGATAAGGAACTCGCCCACAGCGGATTGAGCGAGCTCAAAATTGTGGCCTCAATGCACGAGCGCAAAGCTTGGATGGCCCATCTGGCCGATGCGTTTGTGGCCCTCCCCAGTGGCTTGGGAATGATAGAAGAAATTTGCGAAGCGGCAACCTGGACGCAACTTAGGATCCATCAGAAAGCCTGCGGCGTCTTAAACGTTGACGGTTTTTTTGACGGACTGCTTGCGTTTCTCGATCGCTCGACGGAAGAAGGCTTCATCCGCCCCGACAATAGGCGGATCGTTCTGGAAGCCCAGGAACGTCGGCGTTAA